The sequence below is a genomic window from Ruminiclostridium josui JCM 17888.
AATAAGAACACTTTTTCGGAAGAATTAATGTTTGGTTTAGTCCAAGCATTTGAAAAAATCAGAGAAAATTTGACCTGCAAAGTGGTAATCTTGACGGGATATGATAGCTATTTTGCCTCAGGAGGAACCCAGGACAGTCTGATAGGCATATATGAAGGTAAATTGAAGTTTACAGACGGGAATATTTACAGTCTTGCATTGGACTGCAGGGTTCCGGTGATTTCTGCAATGCAGGGTCACGGTATTGGAGGAGGTTTTGTTATGGGGATATATTCAGATTTCATAATTCTGAGCAGGGAAAGTGTTTATACTGCTAACTTTATGAAATATGGATTTACACCTGGAATGGGTGCCACATATATATTGCAAAAGAAATTAGGGTTTTCTTTGGCAGAAGAGTTGCTTCTGAATGGAGGAACTTACCGTGGGGCAGAACTGGAAAAACGTGGCGTGCCTTTTGCGGTTTTACCCCGGGAAGAAGTATTGGAGTATGCAATTCAACTAGCCCGGGAAGTAGCTGAAAAGCCAAGGGTTTCATTGATAACTCTAAAAGACCATCTGGTGGCACAAATAAGGGAAGAGCTTCCTACTATCATAAAGCAAGAGCTTGAAATGCATGAGAAAACATTTCACCAACCAGAGGTTAAAGATAGAATCATGACTTTGTTCGGTAAGTAGAAAGTTTAACAAGCATGAATGCTATCTAAGTTAATTTTTCAAAAAGTTTGGTGATATAGCAGGCTTTCTGAAGAACTAAATTTAGAATTATATATTAAACTAATAAATGGTTTAAAAGAGGAGATATCTATGAATTCACAAGATATTTTACTAGCTTTACAAAACGGGAAGATAAGCATTGATGAGGCCGAAAGGATACTTGCCGGAAAAATAAAAGGGGCTACTTCCGTCAACGAGGAAGAAAACTTGGAAGATAAAGAGAAATTGGAACTTGATTTTTCTGAAGAGTTAAATCCTAAAAGATTAGGAAGCCCAGTTTTTCAGGAAAGATATAACTGTAAATGGAGTTATTATGCAGGCTCAATGTATCGCGGCATATCTTCTGAAGAACTTGTAATAACCATGGGAAAAGCTAACCTCTTAAGTTTTTTCGGGAGCGCAGGGTTTGGGCCCGAAGAACTGGAAGAACATATAAAAAACATCCAATCAGCGCTGGGAGAAGGCAAACCTTACGGTATGTGCCTGATTTCAAACCTTGATAACTCTAAAAAAGAAATAGAACAGGTTGAATTATTTGTCAGGTACAATATACCTGTTATAGAAGCGGCCGCCTACTCAGCAGTTACTGCACCGCTGGTATATTGCAGGATTAAGGGTATATACCGTAAGGGAGAGCGTATTATTCTGCCGCGTAGAATTATTGGGAAATGCTCCAATCTTAAAATTGCACAACTGTTTTTATCTCCTCCTCCTGAGGAAATTGTAAAGGATCTTTTGAAAGCAGGACTGATTGATAATGAGGAGGCGGAATTGTCAAAGTTTATCCCTTTGGCAGATGACCTTGCCATTGAGGCCGATTCAGGAGGACATACAACCCAGGGAGTATCATTTTCCCTGATTCCTGCAGTTGTTTCTTTAAAAGATATTATGAAAAGAAAATATAAATACCAGGAAGAAATATTGGTAGGCTGCGGCGGAGGAATCGGTACTCCCGATGCTGCTGCTTCAGCATTTACTCTGGGAGCAGATTTCATATTTACCGGTTCCATAAACCAGTGTACTGCTGAAAGTGGTGCCCATTCTGTTGTAAAAGATATTTTAAATACTGTTTCCATTCATGATACTGCTATTACTGCTGCTGGAGATATGTTTGAAATAGGTGCAAAAGTGCAGGTGGTTAAGAAGGGGACACAGTATGCAGTACGGGCAAATAAGCTTTATCAGCTTTTCAGACAATATAATTCTTTTGAAGAAATTCCCGAGCAAATCAGACTGGATATAGAAAGGAACTATTTCAAAAAAACCTTTTCACAAGTCTTGGATCTGGTTTATGAATATAAAAGTAAAAAGAATCCTGAGCAGCTAAAAGAAGCTGAAGAGAATCCAAGGTTCAAAATGGCACTTATTTTTAAGTGGTACTTTTCGCACTGTAGCCGTAGCACTCTTAATGGCGATCTTACGGAAAAAGATAATTTTGTTATTTACTGTGGGCCGGCACAGGGAGCTTTTAACCAGTGGGTTAAGGGGACAAGGTATGAGCATTGGAAGAACAGGCATGTAGATGAGATAGCCGGATTGCTAATGCATAATGCTTGTAAAAAGCTGTGGGATAAGAACTCACTGGTGATGCATGACGGTTTTCAGATAGAAAGTCATTCAATAAAAGATAATACCGATACAGCAATAGCTGTTATAGGAATGGCGGGACAATTCCCTAAATCAAGTAACTTAGAGCAGTTCTGGGAAAATATTAAAAATGGTGTTAACTGTATATCGGAGGTTCCTGAAACCCGATGGCAGATGGATAAATACTTTGACCCTGATCCCAAGGCACAGGGGAAAACTTATTCTAAATGGATGGGTGTATTGGAGGATGCTGACAAGTTTGATCCGCTGTTTTTCAATATATCTCCTGCTGAAGCTGAATTGATGGATCCTCAACAAAGACTGTTTCTGGAAAATTGCTGGAGTTGCATAGAAGATGCGGGTATTACCCCTTCTTCTCTATCCGGCACAAGGTGCGGAGTTTTTGTGGGCTGTGCATCTGGTGAATATCAGGAATTGGCAGATGAATATGGGCTAAATGCTCAGGGCTTGATGGGAAGAGCCATGTCAATTTTAAGTGCACGTATTTCTTACCTGCTAAACCTTAAAGGTCCAAGTATGGCTATTGAGACTGCTTGCTCCTCTTCACTGGTGGCTATAGCCGAGGCCTGCACTAATTTAGCCCTTGGGAACAATGACCTTGCCCTAGCAGGCGGAGTATGTGTACTCGCAGGGCCAAAGTTACATATTATGTGCAGCAAATCAGGAATGTTATCCAAAGACGGACAATGTTATACCTTTGACAACAGAGCTAACGGTTTTGTTCCGGGAGAAGGAGTTGGTGTTGTACTCCTTAAGAGACTTAAGGATGCGGTCAGGGACGGTGACCATATTTACGGGGTAATCCGTGGCTGGGGGCTAAACCAGGACGGCAAGACCAATGGTATAACAGCTCCAAGTGTGATTTCTCAAATTCAGTTGGAGAAAGATGTATACACAAGATTCGGAATAAATCCTGAAAATATTACTCTGATAGAGGCTCACGGGACAGGGACAAAGCTTGGTGATCCTATTGAGGTTGAGGCTCTTACCGAATCTTTCAGGTCCTTTACCCAAAAAAAGAATTACTGTGCTCTGGGATCTGTAAAAAGCAACATAGGACACCTGATGACAGGTGCCGGCGTAGCCGGCTTCATTAAAGTTATGCTTGCATTAAAAAATCGTATGCTGCCGCCAAGTATCAATTTTGAATCAGTAAATGAACATATTTCTCTGGAAGACAGCCCATTTTATGTGAATAACAAGCTTAAGCCCTGGGAAGTACCAGATGGAATACCAAGAAGAGCTTGCATAAGTTCCTTTGGATTCAGCGGAACCAATGCACATATCGTTGTAGAAGAATATACATCTGCTGAGACGACATTGGATGTGCCTGTACAGGTCAGCAGAGACAAAACGTTATTGTTTGTTTTGTCGGCAAAATCAAAAGAGCAGTTAAAAAAATATGCCGCAGTAATAAAAGACTTTGTAGAGCTTAAGGAAAGCCTGAATCTAGAGAATTTAGCATATACCTTGCAGATAGGCAGGGAGAATATGGATTACAGGCTGGCATTCCCATTTGATTCGAGGGATGATTTGATAAATGGTCTGGATGCTTTTGTTAAGGGTGTCTTAACGGAAAACATTCATACTGCTAATGTTATAAGGAATAAAGATGGAAAAGCGGAAATTGGAGAAGTTGGCGAAGATTTTACTGAAGTATGCGTTTTAAAAAATGATTTTTCTATACTTGCACAGATGTGGGTTAAAGGTGCGAACATTGGCTGGGAAAAATTGTATGGTAAAATAAAACCTCGACGAATAAGCCTGCCTACTTATCCGTTTTCGAAGGAGCGCTACTGGATACCAGAAAAAGAGATATATTCTGGTTATAGAAAAGCTGCTGAGAGTGGGAAAGTGCTTATTCATCCGCTACTGCACGAAAATACCTCCAGTCTATTGGAGCAAAGGTATACCTCAGTCTTTACAGGAGAAGAAATCTTTTTGAAGCATCATGTTGTAAATGGACAAAAAGTACTGCCAGGAGCTGCATGCCTTGAAATGGCAAGGGCTGCCGTAGAATTGGCTGCAAGTGATTTGAAAGAAGGATTAGATGGGCTGAGACTCAAAAACATAATCTGGGCAAAACCCATAACTGTAAAAGCAGAGCCGCTGAAATTAAATATTGCGCTATATCCCGTTAATGAAAGTAATATAGATTATGTAATATATGGAGATTCTCAAAAGATAGGTGAAACAACCTACTTTCAAGGAAGTGCCGCATTTATCAAGGTTTCGGAACCTGAAACAGTGGACATTGAAGCGGTGAGGCTTCAGTGTAGCCAGAACATTCTTTCAAAGGAATACTGTTATGAGGCTTTCAGGAGCGCAGGCCTTGAATACGGTGAAGGGCATAGAGGAATTGAGAAGATATATGTGGGGAAGGACCAGGTTTTGGCAAAACTTTCTCTCGAGTCTTCCTCTTTGGATGATTTAGACGGCTATATCCTGCATCCAGGAATGTTGGATTCTGCATTACAAGCTTCAGTGGGTTTGATGCCGCAACTTGAAAGTACTTTTCTGCCATTTGCACTAGATGAACTTGAAATAAGAGGCAGATGTACTCCGGATATGTGGGCTTTTGTACGTTACAGCAAGGGGAGCAGTACAACCGATAAGGTCAAGAAACTTGACATAGACCTTTTAAACCAAAACGGAACAATATGTGCACTAATTAGAGGGTTTACTTCACGCATACTGGAGAAGGAAGAAAAATTAAATAAGACAGTCGAAAATACAGGGACATTGTTGTTTAAACAAGTATGGAAGAAAGAGCCTGCAGACAAAAACCTCCAGCCCATGGAATACGTGAGGCACCTGGTGGTGTTCTGTGATGTGGACCAGACCATATACGAAGATGTGAAAAAAGATATGGATGGAGCAGAATTATTAAATCTTTCGCCTATAGGAAACGCTGCATCGGAGATGTTCCGCGGATATACAGAGCAGTTGTTTGAGGAAATAAGTAAAATATTGGGAGAAAAGATATTTGGAAAGGTATTGGTACAGATTGTAATACCTTTAGGTGAAGAAGAACAGCTTTTCACAGGACTCTGTGGCTTACTTAAAACAGCAGAACTGGAAAATCCTAATCTAATAGGTCAATTAGTTGAAATAAACCTAAGGGAGCAAAGAGAGAATATAATAGAAATTTTGAATGAGAACAGCAGAAATCTATACAACAGACAGGTACGCTATTTAAACGGAGAACGTATGGTGACAGAATGGGAAGAGATAAATGCTTCACCGGAGGATAAATCTATCCCATGGAAAGATGGTGGTAGATATCTTATAACAGGCGGTACCGGGGGATTGGGTCTTATTTTTGCGGAAGAGATAGCACATAAAGTTAAAAATTCCACGCTCATTCTTACCGGACGGTCAGTGCTTAGTGAAGATAAAGAATCCCGTTTAAAAGCTTTGGAAACATCGGGTGCTAGGATTGAATACAGAACAGTGGATGTCACAGACCGGGAGGCCGTAAAAGGTCTTATTAGAGAAATAAATGAGAAGTTTGGCGGTCTTGATGGAATCATACATAGTGCTGGTGTCCTACGTGACGGTTTCATACTCAAAAAGAGCAGGGAACAGTTTCAGGAGGTATTAGCTCCAAAGGTTGACGGGCTAGTGAATCTTGATGAGGAAAGCAAGGATTTAACTTTGGACTTTTTCGTGGTGTTTTCTTCATTGGCAGGAGTATTTGGCAATATTGGCCAGGCAGATTATGCCACAGCCAATGCTTTTATGGACGCATATGCAGAATATCGGAATAAGCTGGTTATTGCCGGAAGACGAAAGGGAAAAACCTTGTCAATTAACTGGCCTCTTTGGCAGGAAGGCGGTATGAAAGTCAATGAAGAAACCCTGAATAACATGAGACAGAGTTCTGGCATGATTGCGATGGATACAGAAATAGGTATTAATGCCTTTTACCGGTGCATGGCTAACGGTGAAGTCCAGATTATGGTGTCCAACGGGGAACTCAAAAAGCTACGTCAGCAGTTGTCAAGCTCAAGACCCATAACACCTATTGTAGAGGCTAACCCAGCTGCTGATGATATACCTGTGGAGAAAGTGGTCAGCTATTTAAAGAAGCTTCTTTCAACTGTTATTAAGTTGCCGGCAGACAGAATGGAAGCAAATGCGCCTTTTGAGAAATACGGAATTGATTCAATAATGGTTATGGAGTTGACTAATGAACTGGAAAAAACCTTTGGCTCACTACCAAAAACTCTGTTTTTTGAATATCAAAGCATTGGGGAGCTAGCGGGATATTTCCAGAAGGCTCATAAAAATCGTCTTGTAGAATTGTTAGGAGCAGATAATAATGAAGGGGCTTATAAGAGATCTGAAAATTCGAAAAGCCATGAAATAGATGAAACGCAGACGGATATTCCTTCAACAGGTCATAAAAGAAGGCGTTTTGTAATTTCACAGGATGAACACCGGGATGAAAAAACATCAAAAGCACTGGATGTAGCAATTATAGGTATTTCGGGTCGTTACCCAGGGGCAGAAAATCTTATGGAATTCTGGAAAAATCTGAGGGATGGAAAGGACAGTATCACAGAAATTCCAAAAGAACGTTGGAACCACAGCTTATATTTTGATGAAGACAAAAACAGAAAAGGAAAAACCTATTCAAAATGGGGCGGCTTTATAAACGGTTTTGACCGCTTTGATCCCTTGTTCTTTAATATTTCACCACGGGAAGCGGAAATGATGGATCCTCAGGAGCGTTTATTCCTTGAATGTGTCTATGAAACAATTGAGGATGCAGGATATACACGTGAAACTCTTGGGGCATACAACGGATCAGGTATGAAAGGGAATGTAGGAGTGTTTGCAGGGGTTATGTACCAGGAGTACCAGTTGTACGGAGTACAGGAAACCATGCAGGGCAGAGCTGTTGCTTTTCCGGGGAATCCTTCCTCCATTGCCAACAGGGTATCGTACTTCTTTAATTTTCACGGACCAAGCATGGCAGTAGACACCATGTGTTCATCTTCTCTAACGGCAATCCAACTGGCATGTCAGAGTATTATAACAGGAGGATGTGAACTTGCCATAGCTGGTGGAGTCAATTTATCAATTCATCCCAATAAATATCTGTTGTTGGGACAGGGAAAGTTTGCATCCAGTAAAGGTCACTGTGAAAGCTTCGGACAGGGGGCGGATGGCTATGTACCAGGGGAAGGCGTTGGTGCAGTGCTTCTTAAACCCCTTTCAAAAGCAGTTGAAGACGGAGATCATATTTATGGGGTTATAAAGGGAATAGCACTAAATCACGGAGGAAAAACCAATGGCTATACCGTTCCCAACCCTAACGCGCAGTCCAATGTAATCGAGAGGGCCTTTAAGGAAGCGGGAATTCATCCCAGGAGTATAAGCTATATAGAAGCTCATGGTACAGGTACTTCACTTGGAGACCCCATTGAAATTGCAGGTCTTAACAAAGCCTTCAGTGGGTTTACCGAAGACAAAAAGTTCTGCGCCATAGGGTCTGCCAAGTCCAATATAGGGCACTGTGAAAGTGCTGCAGGTATTGCAGGACTCACTAAGGTGCTTTTGCAGATGAAATACGGTGAATTGGTACCTTCGCTACATTCAAGAGTTTTAAACCCCAATATAGACTTTGAAAATACTCCTTTTACCGTTCAGCAGGAGCTTTCGGAGTGGAAAAGACCTTTGCTAAAAATTGACGGGGAGATAAAAGAGTACCCAAGAATTGCAGGAATCTCTTCCTTTGGTGCGGGAGGCTCAAATGCGCATATAATCATTGAAGAATATATACCAAAAGATTCTTCAAAAATTCAAATTAAATATGATACCCAAAATCCAGCAGTAGTAGTATTGTCTGCAAAGAGTGAAGGACAGCTTAAGAAATTAGCTGGAATGCTGTTGGATAGGATTGAGAGTGGGCAGTTAAGCGATACTGATTTTCCATCATTGGCTTATACACTTCAAACTGGACGTGAGGCCATGGAAGAACGGTTGGCTTTTACTGCGAGTACAATATCGGAGTTTGAAGAAAAGCTTAAAGATTTTAAAGAAGACCGCAGCGGTAGAGAAGGACTCTACAGGGGCAGAGTTAAGGAGCACAAGGGAATAATTGAGACATTAACTGCTGACATTGATATTGAGAAAGCTATTGACAGTTGGATTTCCAAAAGAATGTATGAGAAACTGTTGACATTATGGGTTAACGGATTAAATATTGATTGGAATAAAATTTATAAAAATCAAAGACCAATTAGGATAAGCTTACCCACATATCCATTTGAAAGGGAACGTTATTGGGTACCTGCAATCAATTACGAAACTAGTACTGAAGTAGTGCAGGCGGCAGTAATAAACCCACTTGTGCATCAAAACACCTCAAACATATATGGGCTGCAGTTTAGTTCTACTTTTACAGGTAAAGAATCTTTCCTTGCAGATCATATTATTAACGGAAAACGGTTGCTTCCGGGAGTTGCGTATCTTGAGATGGCTAGGGCAGCAGCAGTACAGGCTTGGGATTTGACGAAAGATGGTAATAAAGCCATTCGAATTGAAAATGTGAATTGGTTACGCCCTGTTATTGTAGGAGACCAGCCGTTAAGGGTAGATATCGGTTTATATCCCGAAGACAGTGGACAGATTGTATATGAAGTTTACAGCGGTGATTCCGGTGAGGACAGAGAGCAGGTAATTCATAGTCAGGGAATAGTAACATACGAAGAAACTGTAAATACCGTAATGATAGATTTAAAAGACCTAGAGGCTCAATGCAACCGGGACATACTGACAGGTGAACAGTGCTATCAGATTTTTAAAGATGCAGGATTTCATTACGGAGTAAGTCATAGGGGAATTGAGAAGGTATATGTGGGCGATGAAAAGGTCTTAGTCAAACTTTACCTATCCCCTGAAGTATTTAATGCCAATGATGGGTTTGTACTTCATCCGGGACTGGTAGATTCCGCATTGCAAGGAACTCTCGGGTTGTTTATAGGTTCAGACAACAAGCCCGGCTTACCCATTGCCGTTGGCTCCATCGAAATTTTCAACAGATGTTCTCCTTCTATGTGGGCGTTTATCAGGTACAGTGAAGGAAGCAAGGCTGGTGACAATGCACCTGAACTGGATATTGACTTGTTAGGAGAGTCCGGAGAGATTTGTATACGTATAGAAAGGCTGGCATTAAAGGTGCCTGAAGAACAGAGGAACCTTATAAATTCAAGTTCAAAGGAACTTGAGTTAAACCAGACCGAAAATGAGGACGAATTTTATCTCAGCATTTTTGAAAAGATTGCAAAGGGGGAAATGACTGAAGAGCAGTTGGAAGAGCAACTGAGAGTATCTTAAAAGTGGAGGTTAATATGCGTAATCAAATAAGTATTTTATATGAACGGATTAAAAATGGGAATATCGAAAGCAAGGAGGCTTTGGAGGAATTCAAACTCATTGCAGCTCAGCGAAAAAGAGAAATAAGACTATCAACCGGATTAGGTCAAGAGAAGGAAGGCATTGATGAATCTGTGGCAGTGAAGGAAACAGGTATTCTAAAAGATAAGATTCAGGCTGCTTTGCTGGAAGTTGCGTCAAAAATACTTAAAGTAAATCCACAAGACATAGATACATATGTTGAGCTATCCGAATATGGCTTTGACATGGTCACACTCTCTGAATTTACCAGTGAACTAAACAAGAATTTCAATCTGGAATTAAGTCAAACAGTTTTTTTCCAAAACCAAACCATTGAGAGTCTTGCTAATTTTCTTTCGAAGGAATTCAGTGATACTTTTATAAAGCAGCTAGGGATTGAAACATCGGAATTCTTAAATACCGTAGAGGAAGTTACAGTTGTGGAGCCTGTTCGGGACAAATTAAATACGGAAAATGTTTCAGAGTACTTTAAGAACTTACTTTCTACTGCTATAAAGCTTCCTGCGGAGCGAATTGAAATTGATGCACCAATGGAAAAGTACGGGATAGACTCAGTAATGGTTATGGAGCTTACAAATGAGCTGGAAAAGAAATTCGGTTCACTGCCTAAAACCTTATTTTATGAATACCAGAATATCCGGGAGCTAAGTGGATATTTTCTTGAATTATATCCGGAAAAGATGGCGGAACTCCTTGAAATTGACAAGAAGAACATTTCTGAAATAGAAAGTGAGGCGCCTTTGACTGAAAAGGCAAAGCCTGCCTTTAACAGACACAGACGTCACAAATTTTCATTTATAAGCAGCAGACATGACACAAAAAGATTGCCTGAAGTATTGGATATTGCCATCATTGGTGTTTCGGGAAGATATCCGGGTGCAGAAAATATTAAGGAGTTTTGGAGCAATCTTCAGAACGGTAGGGACTGTATCACAGAAATCCCGAAGGAACGCTGGGATTACAGTTTATACTTTGACGAAGACAAAAGCAAGCCTGGTAAGACGTATAGTAAATGGGGAGGCTTCATTAATGATGTAGATAAATTTGATCCGCTGTTTTTCAACATTTCACCACGGGATGCTGAATTTATGGATCCCCAGGAACGCTTGTTCCTTGAATGTGTGTATGAGGCTCTGGAGGATGCTGGATATACCCGTCAGGCTCTTGCAAAGCATAATGAAAACGGAATGGGAGGAAATGTAGGTGTTTTTGCAGGGGTCATGTACGAGGAGTACCAGCTTTACGGGGTTCAGGAAACCATGCAGGGTAGACCTATGGCTATTCCAGGCAATCCTTCCTCGATTGCCAACCGTGTATCATATTTCTTTAATTTCCACGGGCCAAGTATGTCAGTGGATACAATGTGCTCCTCTTCTCTGACAGCCATACATCTGGCTTGTCACAGTTTGTTGAGGAGCGAGTGCGAGCTTGCTGTAGCCGGCGGAGTGAACCTATCCATTCACCCTAACAAATATCTGGGGCTGGGACAGGGAAAATTTGTTTCCAGCAAAGGAAGGTGTGAAAGCTTCGGAAAGGGAGGCGATGGATATGTTCCCGGAGAAGGCGTCGGGGCATTGATACTGAAACCCTTATCCAAAGCAATAGCCGATAGGGATCAGATTTATGGGGTTATCAAAGGAGTG
It includes:
- a CDS encoding PfaD family polyunsaturated fatty acid/polyketide biosynthesis protein — its product is MNSQDILLALQNGKISIDEAERILAGKIKGATSVNEEENLEDKEKLELDFSEELNPKRLGSPVFQERYNCKWSYYAGSMYRGISSEELVITMGKANLLSFFGSAGFGPEELEEHIKNIQSALGEGKPYGMCLISNLDNSKKEIEQVELFVRYNIPVIEAAAYSAVTAPLVYCRIKGIYRKGERIILPRRIIGKCSNLKIAQLFLSPPPEEIVKDLLKAGLIDNEEAELSKFIPLADDLAIEADSGGHTTQGVSFSLIPAVVSLKDIMKRKYKYQEEILVGCGGGIGTPDAAASAFTLGADFIFTGSINQCTAESGAHSVVKDILNTVSIHDTAITAAGDMFEIGAKVQVVKKGTQYAVRANKLYQLFRQYNSFEEIPEQIRLDIERNYFKKTFSQVLDLVYEYKSKKNPEQLKEAEENPRFKMALIFKWYFSHCSRSTLNGDLTEKDNFVIYCGPAQGAFNQWVKGTRYEHWKNRHVDEIAGLLMHNACKKLWDKNSLVMHDGFQIESHSIKDNTDTAIAVIGMAGQFPKSSNLEQFWENIKNGVNCISEVPETRWQMDKYFDPDPKAQGKTYSKWMGVLEDADKFDPLFFNISPAEAELMDPQQRLFLENCWSCIEDAGITPSSLSGTRCGVFVGCASGEYQELADEYGLNAQGLMGRAMSILSARISYLLNLKGPSMAIETACSSSLVAIAEACTNLALGNNDLALAGGVCVLAGPKLHIMCSKSGMLSKDGQCYTFDNRANGFVPGEGVGVVLLKRLKDAVRDGDHIYGVIRGWGLNQDGKTNGITAPSVISQIQLEKDVYTRFGINPENITLIEAHGTGTKLGDPIEVEALTESFRSFTQKKNYCALGSVKSNIGHLMTGAGVAGFIKVMLALKNRMLPPSINFESVNEHISLEDSPFYVNNKLKPWEVPDGIPRRACISSFGFSGTNAHIVVEEYTSAETTLDVPVQVSRDKTLLFVLSAKSKEQLKKYAAVIKDFVELKESLNLENLAYTLQIGRENMDYRLAFPFDSRDDLINGLDAFVKGVLTENIHTANVIRNKDGKAEIGEVGEDFTEVCVLKNDFSILAQMWVKGANIGWEKLYGKIKPRRISLPTYPFSKERYWIPEKEIYSGYRKAAESGKVLIHPLLHENTSSLLEQRYTSVFTGEEIFLKHHVVNGQKVLPGAACLEMARAAVELAASDLKEGLDGLRLKNIIWAKPITVKAEPLKLNIALYPVNESNIDYVIYGDSQKIGETTYFQGSAAFIKVSEPETVDIEAVRLQCSQNILSKEYCYEAFRSAGLEYGEGHRGIEKIYVGKDQVLAKLSLESSSLDDLDGYILHPGMLDSALQASVGLMPQLESTFLPFALDELEIRGRCTPDMWAFVRYSKGSSTTDKVKKLDIDLLNQNGTICALIRGFTSRILEKEEKLNKTVENTGTLLFKQVWKKEPADKNLQPMEYVRHLVVFCDVDQTIYEDVKKDMDGAELLNLSPIGNAASEMFRGYTEQLFEEISKILGEKIFGKVLVQIVIPLGEEEQLFTGLCGLLKTAELENPNLIGQLVEINLREQRENIIEILNENSRNLYNRQVRYLNGERMVTEWEEINASPEDKSIPWKDGGRYLITGGTGGLGLIFAEEIAHKVKNSTLILTGRSVLSEDKESRLKALETSGARIEYRTVDVTDREAVKGLIREINEKFGGLDGIIHSAGVLRDGFILKKSREQFQEVLAPKVDGLVNLDEESKDLTLDFFVVFSSLAGVFGNIGQADYATANAFMDAYAEYRNKLVIAGRRKGKTLSINWPLWQEGGMKVNEETLNNMRQSSGMIAMDTEIGINAFYRCMANGEVQIMVSNGELKKLRQQLSSSRPITPIVEANPAADDIPVEKVVSYLKKLLSTVIKLPADRMEANAPFEKYGIDSIMVMELTNELEKTFGSLPKTLFFEYQSIGELAGYFQKAHKNRLVELLGADNNEGAYKRSENSKSHEIDETQTDIPSTGHKRRRFVISQDEHRDEKTSKALDVAIIGISGRYPGAENLMEFWKNLRDGKDSITEIPKERWNHSLYFDEDKNRKGKTYSKWGGFINGFDRFDPLFFNISPREAEMMDPQERLFLECVYETIEDAGYTRETLGAYNGSGMKGNVGVFAGVMYQEYQLYGVQETMQGRAVAFPGNPSSIANRVSYFFNFHGPSMAVDTMCSSSLTAIQLACQSIITGGCELAIAGGVNLSIHPNKYLLLGQGKFASSKGHCESFGQGADGYVPGEGVGAVLLKPLSKAVEDGDHIYGVIKGIALNHGGKTNGYTVPNPNAQSNVIERAFKEAGIHPRSISYIEAHGTGTSLGDPIEIAGLNKAFSGFTEDKKFCAIGSAKSNIGHCESAAGIAGLTKVLLQMKYGELVPSLHSRVLNPNIDFENTPFTVQQELSEWKRPLLKIDGEIKEYPRIAGISSFGAGGSNAHIIIEEYIPKDSSKIQIKYDTQNPAVVVLSAKSEGQLKKLAGMLLDRIESGQLSDTDFPSLAYTLQTGREAMEERLAFTASTISEFEEKLKDFKEDRSGREGLYRGRVKEHKGIIETLTADIDIEKAIDSWISKRMYEKLLTLWVNGLNIDWNKIYKNQRPIRISLPTYPFERERYWVPAINYETSTEVVQAAVINPLVHQNTSNIYGLQFSSTFTGKESFLADHIINGKRLLPGVAYLEMARAAAVQAWDLTKDGNKAIRIENVNWLRPVIVGDQPLRVDIGLYPEDSGQIVYEVYSGDSGEDREQVIHSQGIVTYEETVNTVMIDLKDLEAQCNRDILTGEQCYQIFKDAGFHYGVSHRGIEKVYVGDEKVLVKLYLSPEVFNANDGFVLHPGLVDSALQGTLGLFIGSDNKPGLPIAVGSIEIFNRCSPSMWAFIRYSEGSKAGDNAPELDIDLLGESGEICIRIERLALKVPEEQRNLINSSSKELELNQTENEDEFYLSIFEKIAKGEMTEEQLEEQLRVS
- a CDS encoding polyketide synthase, whose translation is MAQCVVDMQEIEPGIILLTMQDRLNKNTFSEELMFGLVQAFEKIRENLTCKVVILTGYDSYFASGGTQDSLIGIYEGKLKFTDGNIYSLALDCRVPVISAMQGHGIGGGFVMGIYSDFIILSRESVYTANFMKYGFTPGMGATYILQKKLGFSLAEELLLNGGTYRGAELEKRGVPFAVLPREEVLEYAIQLAREVAEKPRVSLITLKDHLVAQIREELPTIIKQELEMHEKTFHQPEVKDRIMTLFGK